In Desulfomonile tiedjei DSM 6799, a genomic segment contains:
- a CDS encoding glycosyltransferase: protein MRVLHLIYSFYRGGLESWLISMLGEVSPESCRMDVCCMGPDTGPWAEQAEGLGACVFHIPLRPDHLGFYTGLRRVLKQENYDLIHNHLGVYSGFPVWIARNEGVPVITTFHNTDFTQASMWWLRLPILSQLRNLYARLSIRYALEHTDILSGVSQGVLNAMISGRTDLSRKSRVLYLGVRVPPVSCEAGKRSFRESLGFGPHSKLILHVGRFIEQKNHRGLLEVFRRLVNNFPDARLILIGEGPLKTVIREMVESAGLDEFVRFLGLRDDVLDLMTKSDMFLLPSLHEGLPVVALEAQAAGLPVVGSRIPGLSEAVEEGTTALLHDVHDTDGMADSVLKLLRNPGSAEELARAGRERIQQQFSLHAAAGRLLALYAELLAFQTASAEERANRFVSE, encoded by the coding sequence ATGCGTGTGTTGCATTTGATCTATTCCTTTTACAGGGGAGGTTTGGAAAGCTGGCTCATCAGCATGCTTGGAGAAGTCTCGCCGGAATCCTGCCGAATGGATGTGTGCTGCATGGGGCCTGATACCGGTCCTTGGGCGGAACAGGCTGAAGGACTTGGCGCATGTGTATTTCACATTCCTCTACGTCCGGATCATCTGGGCTTTTACACCGGCCTACGTAGGGTGCTGAAGCAGGAAAACTACGATCTTATCCACAATCATCTGGGGGTATACAGCGGGTTCCCTGTATGGATAGCCCGGAACGAAGGTGTCCCGGTTATCACTACGTTTCATAATACCGATTTCACGCAGGCATCCATGTGGTGGCTGCGCTTGCCAATTCTCAGTCAGCTCAGGAACCTGTACGCTCGCTTGAGCATTCGGTATGCGCTGGAACATACTGACATATTATCAGGAGTCTCTCAGGGGGTCCTGAATGCAATGATCTCCGGGCGAACCGATCTGTCGCGAAAATCGAGAGTCCTTTATTTGGGAGTCCGCGTACCTCCTGTCTCTTGTGAAGCCGGGAAGAGATCGTTCCGTGAATCCCTTGGATTCGGCCCGCACAGCAAACTCATTCTCCATGTGGGGAGATTTATCGAACAGAAGAACCACAGAGGTTTGCTTGAGGTATTTCGGAGACTAGTGAACAATTTCCCGGATGCCCGCCTTATCTTGATAGGAGAAGGCCCTCTGAAGACAGTAATACGGGAAATGGTCGAATCCGCTGGACTGGACGAGTTTGTTCGATTCCTGGGATTGCGGGATGATGTTCTCGATCTCATGACGAAAAGTGATATGTTTCTCCTTCCTTCTCTCCATGAAGGCCTGCCGGTGGTCGCTCTGGAAGCTCAAGCTGCAGGGCTGCCTGTTGTAGGATCCAGAATTCCGGGACTTTCGGAAGCTGTTGAAGAAGGAACTACGGCATTGTTGCACGACGTACACGATACCGACGGCATGGCCGATTCGGTTCTGAAGCTTCTCAGGAATCCCGGATCGGCTGAAGAGTTGGCAAGGGCAGGGCGTGAGCGGATACAGCAGCAGTTTTCTTTACATGCG
- the pseG gene encoding UDP-2,4-diacetamido-2,4,6-trideoxy-beta-L-altropyranose hydrolase yields MIVRADGGTRIGAGHIMRCLALALEWQTTGGKAVFVSHCDSDALKARIQDAGIELISPSASYPDASDLALMQRLARDLAPADTWVILDGYHFDISFQRALKDIGFRLLVIDDTAHQTGYIADIILNQNFGAESLVYKCETNTRLLLGTRYTLLRPEFKQWHGREREFPSRVRNILVTMGAADPDNATCCVLRALKSLDLPDTQVKVLAGPAFSHFEELSLMSRNDPGAFKTVRNPFNVSDLMAWADVAITAGGSTLWELAFMRIPAAVVILADNQEPGTKALADDGALYVLGKAQDPELSARLGDFLRNTDRLREFARVSGSLVDGYGARRVIEAMERSEKT; encoded by the coding sequence ATGATTGTCAGGGCTGATGGCGGGACCCGCATCGGGGCCGGGCACATCATGAGATGTCTCGCCTTGGCTTTGGAATGGCAGACGACAGGTGGAAAAGCGGTCTTCGTCAGCCATTGTGACAGTGATGCGTTGAAAGCTCGAATTCAGGATGCAGGGATCGAACTCATCAGTCCGTCAGCTTCGTATCCGGATGCCTCGGATCTCGCTCTCATGCAAAGACTAGCGCGGGATCTCGCACCGGCTGATACGTGGGTGATTCTGGATGGATATCATTTTGACATATCTTTTCAACGGGCTCTGAAAGATATTGGATTTCGTCTGCTCGTCATCGACGATACCGCGCACCAGACGGGTTACATTGCAGATATCATCCTGAATCAGAATTTCGGCGCTGAATCTCTCGTGTACAAATGCGAAACCAATACGAGATTGCTCCTTGGGACTCGCTATACGCTGCTGAGACCTGAATTCAAACAATGGCATGGTCGGGAACGCGAATTTCCCTCCAGGGTCCGCAATATTCTTGTCACCATGGGGGCTGCAGATCCCGACAACGCCACGTGCTGCGTGCTAAGAGCATTGAAAAGTCTCGATTTGCCTGATACGCAGGTAAAGGTACTTGCCGGACCTGCATTCTCGCATTTTGAAGAACTTTCCCTAATGTCCAGAAACGATCCGGGAGCATTTAAAACTGTACGAAATCCTTTCAACGTGTCCGATCTCATGGCCTGGGCGGACGTCGCCATAACTGCCGGAGGAAGCACATTGTGGGAACTGGCATTCATGAGAATTCCCGCCGCGGTGGTAATTCTGGCTGACAACCAGGAACCCGGCACAAAGGCTTTGGCTGATGACGGGGCTCTTTACGTTCTGGGAAAAGCTCAGGATCCAGAGCTTTCCGCACGATTGGGCGATTTTCTCCGCAACACCGACAGACTCAGAGAGTTCGCTCGGGTTTCTGGCTCGTTAGTGGACGGCTACGGAGCCAGACGTGTGATCGAAGCCATGGAGCGGTCGGAAAAGACATGA
- a CDS encoding glycosyltransferase family 1 protein, whose translation MNSYRRPRRILHVLDSMERGGIATWLMTVLRHIERDTFHLDFLVHTDEPCAYDEEARSLGARVIPCPEYRNIVTYCRTFSRILKEYGPYDVLHGHCHRFSGVNLWLAKRARIPVRIAHSHSDLRSVANEWGISRRAYLAFMDKALERYATLGLAAGRLAAEDLFGPKWETHPKRRILFCGIDFSPFHETHERHTIRAEMGLNPTDKIVAHVGRFTQPKNCPFVLEVFSHALNRDSNLRLVFIGNGPLQGEIQEKVSALGLQGHVRFLGSRPDVPRILSAVDLFLFPSLYEGMGLAVIEAQASGLPCLISENIPHEADIVLELITRLPLSLTADRWAENVISLLHADRPVTADEALRTAEESQFNIRHSLGELELIYLGTDRNLG comes from the coding sequence ATGAACTCGTACCGGCGTCCCCGACGGATCCTGCACGTGCTGGATTCGATGGAAAGAGGAGGGATTGCAACCTGGCTCATGACCGTTTTGCGCCATATCGAGCGTGACACATTCCATCTGGATTTTCTGGTCCATACGGACGAACCGTGTGCGTACGACGAAGAAGCACGTTCATTAGGGGCTCGGGTCATTCCCTGCCCTGAATATCGAAATATAGTCACCTACTGCCGGACCTTTTCGCGTATCCTCAAAGAATACGGACCGTACGACGTGCTGCACGGCCACTGTCATCGGTTTTCCGGCGTGAATTTGTGGCTGGCAAAGAGAGCACGTATCCCTGTCCGCATTGCCCATAGCCATAGCGATCTGAGAAGTGTGGCAAACGAGTGGGGAATCTCCAGACGTGCCTATTTGGCGTTTATGGACAAGGCGCTGGAAAGATACGCAACGCTCGGATTAGCTGCCGGGAGACTTGCGGCTGAAGATCTGTTCGGACCGAAATGGGAAACTCATCCGAAGCGTCGCATCCTTTTCTGCGGCATCGATTTTTCTCCGTTTCATGAAACCCACGAACGCCATACCATCAGGGCTGAAATGGGGCTGAACCCCACGGACAAGATTGTTGCCCATGTGGGTAGATTCACCCAGCCGAAAAATTGTCCCTTTGTCCTCGAGGTCTTTTCGCACGCGCTGAACAGGGATTCAAACCTGCGTCTGGTGTTCATCGGAAACGGCCCGTTGCAAGGCGAGATTCAAGAAAAGGTCTCAGCGCTCGGTTTGCAGGGTCATGTCAGGTTCCTCGGATCTCGTCCGGACGTTCCCCGCATCCTGTCCGCAGTCGATCTTTTCCTGTTTCCGTCGCTTTACGAAGGGATGGGATTGGCTGTTATCGAAGCACAAGCATCAGGATTGCCCTGTCTCATCTCCGAGAACATTCCTCACGAAGCGGACATTGTACTCGAGTTGATCACCCGGCTGCCTTTGTCGTTGACTGCGGATCGATGGGCTGAGAATGTTATTTCTTTGCTTCATGCAGATCGTCCTGTTACAGCAGACGAGGCTCTTCGAACAGCAGAGGAAAGCCAGTTCAACATACGACATTCCTTAGGGGAACTCGAACTCATTTACCTTGGAACCGATCGGAACCTCGGCTAA